The region CTGAATGCGGACTCCTCGTCCTCAGCTCTGCGGGAGAAATAGAGGTAGAGGGGTGAAGGTGGATGAAGGGCAGGCGGTAGCCTTCACAGTCTCCCCTGGCTGGGGCTCACGAACTGCACCAAGCCAGGCAGATGGGCGGCATGGTTGTCCTGGACTGAGAGGctgtgaggtgggggtgggggaggtctgAGCTGGAACAGGGAAATGgggagacggggtggggggggaaggaccAGAGAGAGTCAGGAAGCGGGAGGGGTGCCCAACCctttggggagaaggggaggacaGGGACAGCGgctgtggggagtggggagaggggctcccACCTCGCTTTGGAGCACCAGATGCGGTTGACCAGCATGAGGATGAAGACAATAAACAGGAATCCCACGACGGCAGCCAGGCCCACCAGCCAGGGCTTCGGGCGATTCTGCGAGGCTGTCCGAAGGTGGGGCAGGTGGGACTGGGAGATGGGGCAGGGCCGGGGCCTGCCCCcgaaagggaagaggggaaggctGCTGGGGGGTGCTCAAGCCAATGGGGTCTTAGAAAGGGGCCGGGTGTCAGAGACCAGTTctagagaaggggagggggctgggagcatctcagggatggggagagaggcccagagggagtgtgggggctggggggggctcCAGGAAGGGCCTGGCCCCATtgctcctctgcctgccccctccttTCAGAGGTCTCAGTTCCTCATCATGAAAAATGGGGAGATGGTGAGCCTATGAATGAGCCCCTCCCACGACCCCTCCCCCCgcttccaccccgcccccccaggtCCAGGTCGGAGCCCTACCCCGTTGAGCCTCTGCAGGTGACAGGAGCAGGGCGCTGAGCAGGAGAAGGGTCTCCAGGGTCTCCATGGTCATGGAAGAGCCAGCAGCGGTGCACAGTCAAGGTTAGCTGGGTgaggccctgcccagcccctgaTATAGTGGCAGGCGGGCCTAGGGGCGGGGCTGGTCCAGACCCGGAGATCAGACTCTGGACCTGGTATAACAATTAACACGGGGAgtccagcccccccaccccgtgccctaCCCCAGGACCCAgcctccaggtgccccaggctccGTGCCGCAGCGGCCAGGCCAAGATGGGCCTGGGCTCAGGGCTGCCAGGCATCACTGTGTCTCCTTCTCTGAACACCCCACAGAATGTTTCTGTCTCCATTTTCAGAGAAGCCCAAGGAGGCCAGGAGCACACAGGTCACGCAGAAAGAGCTGGAGCCGGGATCTGAACCCAGATCTCCCCCACCACCGGCTTAAACGGCCTCATCCTGGCTCCCAGATCCCTGGGGACCCACAGCCAATACGGGGATGAGCACAGGGACAAGAAGTGACGGGCCACATGGCCCACTATCCACGCCCTGATGGCTGGAGAACGGGACGCCCAGGTAGCGGATGACTCAGGCTGCAGGCTCTCCTGTCCATCAACCTTGGTCCCTGGCTGATTAGATAGGGAGCCCTGCCCAGGAGAAGGAGCACCTTCCCCCAGCTGCCACTGGACAGCCACGGCCCAGGCATGTGGCAGGAAGCCCCgaccggggggcggggggctctgCAGGGcccttgggggctgggggtgggtacCAGTGTCACTGCACACACCTTTAAGGAGCACCCATGCATACCTGGGGCCCCCTGCCTCCCTGAGGTCTATCATCACTGCGCAAGGGGCCATCCAGTAGAGTGATGGAGCTCAGGCACCTGCTCAGAGCAAGCCCATCTCAACCACCCGAGTGGTGCCTGCGAAGCTCCGACCGTGTGCCCTGTCTGTGCCAAGGTCAGGAGGGAGGGACGAAGCCTCAGACGCTGTCCTCCGGGACTTCTCAGGTTAGCTGGGAAGTCAGGACCCCCAGAAACCAACAGATCTGGCGgacagagcagcagagctggggaggaggtgggaggtggggctggagcagATTCGGGAGAGCAGGGCCAGAACCCTGCCTTGGGGATTCTGAGTTCGAAGGCAGGTCACGGAACTGGCCTCTTTCTGCAAAAAGTTCTCTCTGCTCCAAACAAGTCATTTCTGGGCTTTGTGCCTCCATGTTCCCATGTGTTAAATGGGGGTGAAAAGTCCTGgcctgtgaggattaaatgaagtaatacgTGGAAAAGGCTCACTGAGCACAACAGCAGGGACATACTAAGCACTCAGTAAGGGTTAGCCACCATTGTTAGTCTTTGAAAAATTCTTCTTGGTGGAGGTTGGGCAGAATCAGGCTCTGGGGCTATGGGGGGAGCAGGAGTGTGGAAAGTGCCAGTGACCAACCACTGGAACCTGTCAGCCAAGAAAGAGAACATTCTCTGCCAAGACGGGGCAGATCAGTGGAGCAATGGATCCAGCGGGCACAAGTCCACTCTACACAACTGCAAAGGGGTTCAAACCCAGGTCCTGGGccagagggcagggcctggctcagtccagcctccagaaggagcttCGAGCAGGTGGGTCCTTGAAGGCAATGGAAGGGCGGCGGGGAGCCGGGGCGGGGGCTTCTGCAGTGGCTGCGTCGCCACCCCCACCAGGGTCCTCATCACCCCGCCAGGCCCGGGCCAGCTGCAGGTCCAGCTCTTCCAGATCCTCGCCCTCCAGGCTTGAGCACAGTTCCCGAGGGGCGTCTTCCTGCTCTGGCTTCGGGCCGAAGGCCCAGTCTGCAGTAGGACACTGGTGAGGAGCCTCCCGGGGCCTCATCcaccctctgtcccctccctggcTGCGAGAGGCCCTTGcatcccgcccctccccctccacaccccccccccccccccgcccgccgctgCCCCGGAGTGGCCCAGCACTGCCCCAAGCAGGGCTCGTGGCGGGTCGCAGCTCACCAGCCAGGTCATGGGCGAGGTCCTTGATGAGATGCCCCACAATGGCATAGGCCACGGCCACCACCAGGAGCGCCGCCAGCAGCAGGTACAGCGCATACCTGGGCAGGCGGATGGCATCCAGAGGTGGTGGGCGGTACTCCTCATACAGCGGTGGGGCCGGGCTCCAGCCCTCCATCCCCTGCTCGACTGCCAGCCCCGGCATGATGGCCACCTGGAGCAAGAGAGGCCCGGAGGTGACCTGCGTGGCGGAAGTATTTAGGGGCTTTGGGTAAGAGGATTGGGGCTCCTCCAAGGCCACCATCTGCCTGGATTAATCACTTCCGCCCAGCGGCCCCCCTCCCTCATTCAGCTCCGGCCGACATGGCTGGTACTCTGTACGTCCTTCCCccgcctcagggcctttgctccaGCTGCTCCCTCTTCTGGGAacatccctgccttcatggagctgacATTCAAGATAGGGGGATACACTGAGAAAAACATAACCTTGAGTAAGTGATGTATTGAGTTAGAAAGTGAAGGGTGGcattggggtggctcagtcggttgagcatctgactcttgattccagctcaggtcatgatcacgggtcGTGGGGTAGATAGAGTCTGAAgtcgggttctgtgctcagcagggagtctacttctctccctctccctctctccctcttacgcatgtgtgtgtgcaggtatGTGCAcgcgcactctctttctctctaacataaataaataaaatctaaaaagaaaaaaaagagcggTATTGGGGTGGAGGTACCATGGTTGGGACTACTAAGAGGGGAGTTAAAGCTTAAAATAGGGTAGCCAAGGCCATATGAAGATGCATGTGAGCAGacccagaggaggaagagaagcaggtaCGGGAGTACCAGGGGGGAAGCGCAGTCCAGACAGAGGgcacagcacgtgcaaaggccctggggaaggACCGGGCCTGGCGTGTTGGAGAAGAGCAAGGAGGCCTGTGTACCTGGAGCAGAGTGAGGAACGAGGTGatagggaggagggaaggatagGGAGGGCGCCCCCCCTACCCCTTGGGGGTCAGGGGAGAATTTGATCTTTCACCCTGAGGGAGGTGGGAGCCCTggagggctgtgggcagaggagggcGGGGCCTGGCTCAGTTGCCCACAGGTGGCCTCTGGTGGCCGCTGCGGGGAGGACAGCCGCCAGGAAGGCAGGCTGAAAGGGACTGCGGTGGTCCGGGTGAAAGATAAGGGGGGCTGGAACCCCCCGGAGGCAGAAGAGGGGCTGCACGTCACcgttttttccaatatttttttccttgcctttacaGATACCGTTGCAACCAACTCTCCACATTCCAAAGGTAAAACACTTCTCATGTGTGTTTCCCTGGTTAGAACACTTCAGGCTTCTCCCTGCGTCAGAGTAAACCCAAGTCCTTCTTGTGTCTGGGCGGCTCGCCCGCAACCATCCCCGCGGCTCCTTCCCGTACCTGCCAGGTGTTTGCTCGGACGTCACCACCTGAGCCTCTGCCCACTCCTCCTAGGACTTCGCACCGCCCTTGAACTATACTGCTTAACCGGTGTCACCAGCTATCacgtattttacttatttatttcctgtctgtctccctcaggCAACCAGGCTGTGAGGTTTTCGAGGGCAAGGATCGCAGGTTGTCTTGTCCTCGGCCCCCATCGACTATGTGTTAAGGGAACGACGCGTCAACGACTCGATCGGGTCTGAAGAAAGGACTTagacccctcccttccccagctcgAGTCCAGCCCCCTGACGCCATTGGCCACGCCCCCGGACTTGACCACGCCCCAGGAGCACGGCGCCTGCTCCGTCGCTACCCGGACCCCGGCTCCGGCCAGCCTCGGCGCAAACCATTTCCACTTATCGAACTGGGTGGGGAAGCCGGAGAGAATGTCTTCCGCGGAAAGAGTGGACGttgcccttcccttccctgaggGACGTCCTTAGACCCCATCTTCTGCGTGAATGTGAGCTGTGGCACCGATGCCGACTCGTGCTTCCAGACCTCTCTCCTGCCGCGGACACTGTGACTGGAACCCCCCCCAGCGCCGCGTTGGTGCCTTCCGGCCCGGTCACGTGGGCGAGAAGATGGCCGCCCCCAGAGAGGGCCGCGAGCGTCCGGGCCGGTGAGGCGCCGGTGGCCGCTGTGGGAGCGCGGGGCATCGGCGGCCTCGTCTTCCCGGAGCTCGTTTGGGCGTTTCGGCTGCAGGTAGCACGGTGCGTGGCCCGGGCCTGGCGGGCGGGCACGGCGGGAAACGCCTCGTGGGAGGTCCCGTCTCTCGGATTCGTCAGTCGGGGGTCGAGGGGCCTCCTCCCGAGGGGTTTCGCGTCCCGGCGAGCCCTTTCCCCAGGTTCCGGGGACCCTGTCGCCGGGAACTGGATTCCCAGGTTGTGGGACCCGGGGAGCCAGCgcgtgtgggggagggggtcccatATTGGGCGATCCCTTTCTCGAGTTTCGGGAGAACCAACGGTAGGAGGGATCCAGTACTTAGGGGCCCGCGTAGACAGATCTTGAGGCTTCCGGTTCTTCGGGTTCTCTTCCAACGGGTGGGGTCTTGCGCGCAGCCCCGAGGGAATCCCGTGTTGGGAAGATCCCTTTCCGGGGGAGAGTTGGTTACCAGAGGTGTTTTTGTTGGGAATTCTTGGTTTAGATAGATCTCGGGTGGGGGCGAGAGGTCGAGGAGCCCGGTCTCCTCTTTCTCGGTCCCTTACTAGTTCATCAAGAGGATTTCACAGGGGTGAGCAGATTCCCAGATTCTGCTTTGGTTGGGGGCTGATCCCCTCAACCCCACGCCCACACCCTTGCCCTGCTTCCCGCTGAAGAATGGGTTGAAGGTATGAGCCGGGGGCTTGCAGGAGGCTCGGTTGCTCCCTCTTGAGTACAGAGAGGTGGGTTTGGGGCTCCCTGCAGGAATATTTCATACCAGCTCTGGTTTGTCAAGTGCGTATAAGGTGCTCCATGAAGAcgccatcttcttcttcttcttcttcttcttttttttttaagattttatttttaagtaatctctacgcccagtgtggggctcgaactaacaaccttgagatcaagagtagaacgctccactgattgagccagccaggcgcccctccatgagCACACCTTTATTCGCAGTAACTGTGAGGTTCACGTGCCCCTTTTACCCATTTTAGGAATAATACGGATTTACACTGTGTATGAAGAGCTTAGTATCGTGGTTGGTGTGCAGTGGGTGCTCAAATACGGATTGGGCACCTCCTGCCATGGTGACAAATCCCATGCTAGGCCTTTGGGGACCCAGCAGTGAACAAAGTAATATAGatacctgtgtgtatgtgtgtgtgtgtgtgtgtgtaatagatttctctttatttttttatttttttaaaagattttatttatttatttgagagagagagaatgagagataaagagcacgagagggaagagggtcagagggagaagcagactccccgctgagcagggagcccgatgcgggactcgatcccgggactccaggatcatgacctgagccgaaggcagtcgcttaaccaactgagccacccaggcgccctctctttattttttaaaaagattttatttatttgacagaaggagagagaatgcacgtgcacgagcagggggagcgggagagggagaaacaggctccccactgagcagggaccccccctgatgcgggactcgatcccagaccctgggatcaagacctgagctgaaggcagaaacttaactgagccactcaggcgcccccagatttctttttatttatatgtgtatatatatatatacacacacatatatatacatatatatatatgaagtctGTCCTCCCGGCCCTTACTTTCTATAGTAAGAAACTGATCAGTGAAATATACTGGACACTAGGTGCTGTTAGATGCTGCGTGGATCACTGAAGCCGCCACAATGGGAGTGCAGGGCACGGAGGGTTTGCATGGCTACATCCGGGTGCTCAGAGAGTTCCTGCCTGCACACTGAGTATCTGAACAGAGACTAGAAGGAAACCTGACTTGTGAGCTATTAATAGTTTTATTCCAAATGCAGAAACCAAGCCCAGAGACTTTTGCCCCAGTTCAAGTCTTGCCCTGGAGATCAGCAGCGTATTTTCTCCTCATGCTCCTCTCCCGTAGCTGGAGCTGCCTTGTTGGCCAGATTTCCCCTCATTCCCAGGAATTTAAGGACTCTGGGGATGAGTAGGCGATGAAGGGCCTTCTCCGGGTGTCTTGAGGACGACCCTGCAGAGCCGGGAGTCAGGACTCCTGGGTCCTGTTTGCCCTTGACTTGCTGTGTGAGCCCACACAAGTTACTGCTCATCTCTGTAGCAGAGTCAGAGCTCAGGGCCCCTAACACCTTGCCAGCTCCCTCACTCCTGGCTTCTGTGGTTTCTGGTTCTCCCTCCCTTGGTGGTCACCCCTACTCAGGCAGCTGCACCTCCCTCATGAAGCCCAGTCAGCCCTGCTGACACTGCAGCACGCCACAGCACGCTTTATGAAGCGTCCGCCAGGTCTTCATTGGTCCAGAGGATAGAGATGGTGCCCCACCTCCCAGCCTAGGCTGTGTCATTTTGTGTCAGTCCATCCACTCAACACAGCATTTGTGGTTTAGAGCTTGACTCTGGAGCCCAGCTCGCTGGATTTATAACTCCTCACGCTGTTCGTAAGCAAgttattaacctctctgtgtgtctgctttCTCGCCTGTAAAAAGGTGACAAGCCTGGTGCCCATCTTATATGTTTATGGGGAAAAGTAAATGAGTCCGTGAGGGTGAGGGGCTTAGCAGAGGGGCCTGGCACCTCTGTAAATGTCAGCTGCTGTTACTGGTAGGGCTGTTTTCACTGAAGGCTTACGGACTGCTGGGAGTATAGTGGTGACTAAGATAGACTCGGTCCCTGCCTTCAGAGTTCTGATGAGAGATAAGACCGACCATACGCAGCTACAGTGGTAAACGTCCTATATATCTCGTGGTGGTAAGTGCTTTGAAGAAAAGTAGAACAAGGGAAAAGAGTAACAATGACAACTGTGATCAGGGAAGGGTtccctgagaaggtgacatttgagacCCAAGCAAGTGAGAGGGTGAGCATGGGAGGCATTTGGGGAAGAGTGTTTCTGAGGAAGAGAACGACccatgcaaaggtcctggggtaggACTGGGCCTGGTGTGTTGGAGGAAGAGCCAGGAGGCCCGTGTGGCTGAAGCAGAGTGAGCGAGGGGTAGGGGGGTAGGAGgggagggctggtgggggggggggtggcaggtcACACAGAGCCTTTGGGACTGTGAGGGAGTTTGGAATAATGAGGTGCCATAGGACAACTAGGCAGGGGTCCGGTTTACATGCTGAAAGGATTTGCGCCTCAACTACCTGtcctgtaacaaatcaccccacaCTTAGCAGCTTTGAAGGCAGCGAACGCTGTGTCCCACAGTTTGGGTGGACCGGGGATCTGGGCCTTGTAGCTAGGTGCTTCCGGCTCTGATCTCTCGTGAGGTCGCAGTGGGGACATCGGCCGGGGCTGCTTCAGCTGAAGGCTGGACCGGGGCTGGAGGAGCTGCTCTCAGCTTTCTGCTCGCACTGCTTCTCCTCACTCGTAAATGAACAAATCCATGAGTGGATGGAAAACACCTCTCGCCTGGGCTCTCGGTTTTCTGCCTGTAGGTTCTTGTGCCCGGGAGGCCCTGGTTTCGGTGCAGGTGGGGCTGCGGAAGGCCTGGGCCCGTGGGCAGGAGGCAGCCGGCGACACCATGGTGACAGAGCAGGAGGTGGAGGCAATCGGGCAGACACTGGTGGacccccagcagcccctgcagGCCCGCTTCCGGGCGCTCTTCACCCTCCGCGGGCTCGGTGGTCCTGGAGCCATCACCTGGATCAGCCGGGCCTTTGACGACGACTCTGCCCTGCTCAAGCACGAGTTGGCTTACTGCCTGGGCCAGATGCAGGACTCCCGGGCCATTCCCGTGCTGCTGGACGTGCTGCGTGACACCCGCCAGGAGCCCATGGTGCGCCACGAGGCGGGTgagtggcgggggaggggacgtCTGACCTCCACACACACTCCCCCCCATCCCTTCTGCCTCACGTGCCCCCTTTCCCTCCCGCGTGTTCTAGCAGGGCTTGGCAGGCTTTCCCTATAAAGGGCAGGTGGTAAAATGTTCAGCCCCGTGGGCCAGACAGTCCCTATTGCCAAGACGCAACTCTGCCCTCGTGATTAAAAGCCGCGGTAAACTACCCTCCGCAGAGAGGCATGGCCACGTGCCGGTGGGACTTTATGGGCGCTCAGATTTGAGTTCTACATTAAGTTTCACACATCGGGAAATATCATCCGTTGggtttttttgaaggttttatttttaagtcatctcttcacccaacgtggggctggaactcagggccccaagatcaagagtcacgtgctctaccgactgagccagccaagtgcccctaaaaaaaagacatttaaaaacataaaaaccgggcacctgggtggctcagtcagtgaagcatctgccttcagctcaggttatgatcccagggtcctgggatcgagccccgtgtggggctctctgctcggtggggagcctgcttctccctctcctgctgcagctccccctgcttgtgcacactcgctctctctgtcaaacaaataaaatctttaaaaagaaaaaaataaataaaaagttagaaaccATCTTTTGCTAATATAAAATCAGGTGGCGAGCTCGCCAGCCCCTGATATCGGTTTCATTTGTTCGTGTTATTCACTGGgccagtgtttattgagcacctgctgtgtaccgGGCCCTGTTATCTCGAGGGACACTGGAAACGAGGGAGATGAGTACGTTTCGTGGCAAGCCGGTGCTGTTGAGGCTGTCTCTGTAACCAGTGAGCTGCTTTGCAgatgagggcagggcagggctctgTTTCCATCTTACTCGTTTTAGGCATTTCCCCTATTCCCCGAAGTAGTGTCCAGCTCTGCTGAGCcgccccctctccccaggctgcCCCAGGTAACTCTCAGTGTGCCAGTCACTGTTTTTGTTGGAGCTCTCCTCACCAAGAATGTTCTCCTCCAAACCTCACCTTTCCCGTGAGTTCTGCTATTTTGAGTGTGTGGTATCGCAGAACACCTTGTCGGGTGATGGTGGAAACACATAAAtgctaaggaagaaataaagcagggAGTAGAATGAGGGTGTCAGAGGTGTTACTTTTTTAATCAGTGGACAGAGATCTGAATGAAGGCAGGCAGTTATCTGGAGAAAGGTGTTTCAGGCAGAGGATGCAGCCTGTGCAGACGTCTTGACACCATACCCTGTCTGCTCCTTGGAGGAGTGGCAAGGAGGCCCCTGtggctgggagcagagggagtgacggggagagagggaggagggaagggcaaggggcagggcctggggggccTCAGGGAGGACTTGGGCTTTTACCCTGAGGGAGGTGGGAGCCCTGGACGGCTGCGGGCAAGGAGGGCAGACCTGACCCGGAATCAGTTCCATTAGGATGCTCTTGATTGTGGGCAGCAGCGTGTTCCACCCACTTGCAAAGCAGGGGAGGGATTGAGTGTGGCGTAAGTGTTTGCTGGCCGTGGGTCTCTTCCCACTCCGTGCCAGTATGGGCCCATGGGGGCTCATGGGGACCTACAGGGAGACGGTCAGGCTCCCCCACCAAGCCCCGCCTTGCTCTGCTGACCTTCCTCTCTCACACTGCCGCGTAAAACCTCCTCTGGGGCTCACCCCGACGAGCTCTACTCACCCGGGTGTTCTTGGGGCTCCATGTTAACCGATGTCTCAGAGTTGTCATGACGTGCTTGTCAGTGTCTCCCCACCTAGACCACGAGCACAGGGGGCATGGGcccaggggtgggagtggggggtccCAGCCCAGTTTCACGCTCCAGCTCCAATCCACGGGTCACAGATACAAGCAGAGccgtggcaggggtgggggggagcacaAAGGAGGTGGTGTTGCTGGttgtaccccccaccccccgcggtATCCGCGACGTTTCTTAACCAACCGTGAGCTGTCTGTGTGGTTCTTCTCAGGCGAGGCCCTGGGGGCCATCGGGAACCCAGACGTCCTGGAAGTCCTGAAGCAGTACTCCAACGACCCTGTCATCGAGGTGCCGTGGCCTGATCCCTTCCTCCCGCCCCCACCTGGACCAGCCTCCCCCTGTGTCTGGTTGCCAGGGCGACCGCttggccagggtcctgggagagagggcAGCAGCCAGGGTGGTCCCAGGCCATGGCCCCGTTCGGCAAAACCAAACTGGCTCCCACACTAAACCCTGCCTGGCCGACGCGCCTTGCCTCTCCCCTCCCGCCCTGTCCAGTCCTTGCGCCAGGATCCCGCTGAGCCCCCCACTGTGTCCACCTCCGCTGCCCCGGCCTGCCTGGCCTCTCCCAGGTCTcccccctgcctgcctttcttccttcttcagggAACAGCTTTACGGAGATGTAATTCACGTACCATAAAGTTCACCCTTTGAAAGGGTACACATCAGTGTTTCTAGAGCATCCACAGAGGTGTGCGACCATCTCCTGATTCCAGAACATTCCGTCGCCCCCAAAGAAGCCCCGCCCCATCAGCAgtcaccccccccccaagcccccgGCCCCCACAAGCCCCCTTCCCGTCTGTGGATGAACCTATTCTggacgtgtcacccacgtggactcacaccccgtgtggcctcctgtgtctggttccctccctgggCGTCGTGGGCTCGGGGTCCGTCCCCGGGGCAGCGCGTGTGGGCGCCTCGCTCCTGCTTGCAGCTGATATTCCCGTGTGTGGTGGCCCACATCTTGTCCACTcacccactgatggacatttggggtgttCCCACTTTTTGGCCACCTGAACTGTGCTGCCGTGAGCGTGCATGTGCGGGTTTCTGGGTGGACGCGTGTGTGTGTCTCACCTGCTGCTGCTCACCTCCCAGAACTCAGTCCCAGCCTCCTCTCGGCAGCGGGGGTGAGTGCAGAACGGAGGTCTGCTAACCTCTTTCAGACCTAAAGCATTCGTGTTTCCTAATGACCTTGAGGACAGAACCCCCCGTTCTTAGTGCAGCTCTCCGGGCTGAACAGTCAGGCCTGGCCTCGCCCTCTGCACGGCCCCGCATGAGGGGCTCTGCACCGGCCACTTGCACCCGGCTCCCTGCTGCACCT is a window of Zalophus californianus isolate mZalCal1 chromosome 1, mZalCal1.pri.v2, whole genome shotgun sequence DNA encoding:
- the LOC113916496 gene encoding small integral membrane protein 24, which codes for MTMETLETLLLLSALLLSPAEAQRASQNRPKPWLVGLAAVVGFLFIVFILMLVNRIWCSKARAEDEESAFRMESNPHQDPSEEGKRKREGDIKGKKGKKAEEEGERNLGLELEEKEESRGKGKVMNTAM